The nucleotide window TTGGATCAAAGAAAACGCCACAAAGTACGATAAAATAGATTTAATTGGTTCTGGTGGTAACATTAATAAAATATTTAAAATTTCTGGTAAGGCATTAGGCAAACCTTTAACCTATTTTTACTTGTCTAATTACTACACAATGCTACAAAACTATTCTTACGAAGAGCGTATTACTGAGCTTAACCTTAACCAAGATAGAGCAGATGTAATTATTCCGGCAACGCGCATATACCTGTCAGCTATGAAATGGAGTGGTGCCAAAGATATATATGTACCAAAGATCGGCTTATCAGACGGTATTATTAAAAGTATCTATTTTGAAACTGTTTCTAGCGTTGTTGTATAGTAATTATACCGAAAAATTACCGTTCAACTAATTTTTTCTTTTTAAAATCTATACATTTACAAGAGTTTTATAATTTAATTTATATTCGCGGTCTCAAATTAAAGATTATGAAAAAATTTTTACTTGCCTCATTATTAGTAGGCCTTACAACAATTTGTATGGCTCAAGAAGTGCGCTATGGTGTAAGGGGTGCACTAAATGTGTCTAATCTAGATTTTGATCCAGATGCAACTTTTGAAAATAAACACAGAAATGGCTTTGCCTTTGCAGGTTTTGTTGAGTACGGCTTTTCTGAAGAGTTAGCTTTGCATACAGAGTTGCAGTGGTCTGCAGAAGGTGGAAAAGATGAAGATCTAAGAGCCGATTATATACAAATGCCAATTTTATTAAAATTGTCTACCTCTGATAGATTGTCTTTTATGTCAGGACCACAAGTAGCGTTAAAAACATGGCAAAACAATGATGGTTTTTCAACATTTGCTTTTTCTGGAGTTATTGGTGCAGAATATATGATAACTGATGAGTTATTTGTTGATGCAAGATTTTCTTATGGATTAACAAACATCTTAGATGAAGATAATCTACCCAATCTAGAAGCTAAAAACCATGTAATGCAATTTGGTTTTGGGATAAAGATTTAAAAAGAAAAATTTAAATAATTTTTGAAGGCTTTAACCTATGGTTAAGGCCTTTATTTTTTTATAAACTTTAGACTTTTAGTTGAAGAATCCCCAATGACGAAATTAATGAAGTAAACACCAGAAACTACATCTTCAACATTAATAGAATTACTATTCAGAATAGATGACTTTACTTGTTTACCATCGATGGCGTATATGGTGTACTGTAAGTTTTCTGATAAAAGCTGATTGTCTATATTAAGCAAAAGCTTGTCTTCAACAGGGTTTTGTAGTAAAGAAATAGCATATTGATTCACATTATATTCATCTAAGGATAAAGTGGTATCACCAAAAATTAATCTTGCGCCAAGCAAATCAGTTAGAA belongs to Winogradskyella sp. J14-2 and includes:
- a CDS encoding porin family protein; translated protein: MKKFLLASLLVGLTTICMAQEVRYGVRGALNVSNLDFDPDATFENKHRNGFAFAGFVEYGFSEELALHTELQWSAEGGKDEDLRADYIQMPILLKLSTSDRLSFMSGPQVALKTWQNNDGFSTFAFSGVIGAEYMITDELFVDARFSYGLTNILDEDNLPNLEAKNHVMQFGFGIKI